AGGTGTCCCGCCCTGTCACGGCTACCCCCTTTCCCCTGATTGCCGTCTTCTGGACTCTGACTATCTTCGCGATGGCAGGCTGGTCATTCTTTGAGACATACCGATCAGCTCTGTCCAATGCGGCATCAGCGGCTCGTATCGGTTTTTCCAAAGATGTACACTATCGCCAGTGGAATACCCGGCATGGCTCCGTCTATGTACCCATCAGTGAATATGGCACTCCCAACCCCTATCTGGCCCATCTCCAAGAGCGGGATGTCATGACCAGTGATGGTCTCCCATTAACCCTTATCAACCCTGGCTATATGACCCGCCAGGCCCATGAAATCACCGACGCCATTACGGGTATACGCAGCAATATAACCAGCCTGAAGACACTACGGCCGGAAAATGCCCCGGACAACTGGGAGCAAAGGGCACTGCGCGCTTTTGAACTGGGGGTGCCTGAATACAGTTCCCTGGATAGTATAGAAGGGAAAGCATATCTGCGCCTGATGCAACCGTTATTGGTCGATAACAGCTGTCTGCGCTGCCATGCCCATCAGGGATACCAGATCGGCGATGTTCGTGGGGGTATCAGTGTTTCTATCCCCTGGGTACCGTATCGAGAGAGTATCCTGTCAAAACTTCCTTTTTTTATAATCAGCTTTGGCGGCATATGGGTAGTGGGTTTGGCAGCGGCACGCTATGGCTTTGATCGCATGCAACTGCAGATCCAGCGAGAACACCACCTGGAGCGAAAGCGTTTTGAAACATTGCTTCATGCTGAGCAGGATCGCAAAAATGCCCAGATACGCCTATTGGTTGACCTGGCCCACCAATGGCGGCAGCCGCTGAATGTGATCGGACTCTCCATGCAGAATCTCGAAATGATTGCCCTGGATGCAAAAGCTGACAAAGCCAAAATCCCTGAAATAGTTGGCAGCGCCATGGAGCGCCTGGAAGGCCTCTCGCACACCATTACCCGGATGACGGGACTTTACGAGTCAGCAGATACCATTGCTCCGGTATCCATCGCTGAGGCCTGCGACACGGCCAGCAGTCAGATACGCTCGCAGTGTGGAGCGCCTGGCCTGACTGTTTCCAACTGTATTCCACCCAACCTCACCCAGCTCGCCTCAAGCTTTGACCTGGTGGAAATGTTCATCAGCCTGTTTTCCAATGTGCTCACCATCGCCGAAAAACGGAATACCACCCCGACTCTGACCATTAAAGCAAGGGATATCAGTAAAGGAAAGGTTGAGGTGAGCGTGTGCGATAATGTTGGAGGCATTGAGGATTCTCAACTGAGTGATCTCTTCAGCCCTTACACCACAAGCCATTTTCGCAGTGAAGGTAAGGGACTGGGACTTTACTTTCTCTCACGGAAGGTGGAGGAAATCTACCAAGGCAATGTGCAAGCGCGAAACTGTGGCAGCGGAGCCTGTATAGTCATCATTCTTGGTGCCCATAAAGACGCTGACCACCCTGCTCTGATGAAGTCGAGTGGCGGGGCTCACTCATGATATGCTGACGAGCTCCATTGTGCTTCGTATTAACCGCGATCAAGCACATTTATGAGATACGAGCAGCTGAAGTTTCGCGTATTATCGCCTTGACTTAAGGCACTTTCCATTGACGCTTACCACACTGGAACAGTATTGATTTTACCTGCTTGACTCATCACAGAATGGACACAAAAGCGCGCTCCGAACGCCCGTTCTTCCGGGTCGTCGGCTCGCCTGTTCCAGAGATCCGGCAGCAGGCTGCTCAAAGAGCTCCATCTGCTGCGTACAGGGAGTCTGCCTCACTCGCGCCTTGCACCTGAGAACTTTTCAATTGCCTGCCTGATTTGAAAATATCTCCAGCAATCCGCTAAAACCTTAAAAGCATGAAGCATAATCCCATAATCACCGTTGGGACGAGAGCCGCCTTCAGCAAACCTAAGGGCGAAACAGCACCGTGCTTGAAATGTCTCCCAAGTATTGACTGACCTGCAGGGTTCGGAGCATTGGCAATGACCGTTAAGCCACCACCCGTTACAGCGCCGGCAACCACGGCGTATTTCATCGTATCGGTAATGCCGGGCACAAACGTGCTCAGATACGTTATTGCGGCATTATCGTTAAACGCGGTTAAAAGAGTCGCTCCAAGCATCAACGGAGTCTCAGTCAGGCTCCCGAGCACGGGAGCAATCCACCAGGCCTGAACTCCCCCATGGATGACAAGACCCGCCAGGAAAAAACCAACCAGTAAGGCCGGCTTTAAGTCAATTCGATTCTGATAAGGCGTTGTCACCTGAACAAAACCAAGCAGAAATAAAAATCCCGCGATAAAAAGGGCTGGATAATGGGCTGTGGCAACGGTCCAGACCAGGAAAAGCATATGCACCACCATAATCCAGGCAGGCACCCAGTCTTCGCGATTATCCCAATAGGGGTCACGATAGGGCGGTTGCTTATCGGCCGGCAACAGACCGGGCAGTTTCTGGCGCATCACTTTGAGCTTAATATCGTAGAAGCGAACATCAAAAGCTTCTTCAACACTCGCCTTGTCAACCGACTGGCTGGCAACTCGCTCCATGAGCTCCTTTTTTAATCGACTTCGTATCTCATCACATCTTTCGTCAAAAATTCTGATAAAACCCAGATCATCGGTAACATCGTACTTAATCTTGGCAAATTCGTCTTCCAGCTGTTCACGCTTTACATATTTCCTTTCGATCTCCCGCTTCATACGAACGAGAGCATATCTTTTTTCCAGTTCGCGCATTTCATTGCGATGCAGATAGAAATAGAGCGCATTTGCAATGACAATACCGATAACAGCTTTCCAGCCGAAGTTGAGAAACATAAACCCAAATCCCCAATCCCAGGTGGAGGCAACCATCAGTACAGGTGGGGCAGCAAAGTGTGATAAGGTTCCGCCTACGGAAATATTGACAAACAACAAACCTATGGTGGCGTACTTGAATGATTCACTCGGCTTTAAATTGTAAAATTTCGTCGACAGCAACAGAGCCGAAATCGTCATGGCTGCCGGCTCCGTTATAAAGGAGCCGAGTAACGGACCAATTGTCAAAATAGTGAGCCACCAGGCCGAAAGGGTACCGCCGAGAAAGTTGGCGACTTTCCACATCATCAGCTCAGAAAACTTCAGAATAGGTCGCGTTGCTGCCAGCGTCATAATAATAACGACAAACAATGGCTCGGTATAGTCAACCTTCTGACCAATATAATAGACGAAGGTGCCAAAGTCATAGAAGACCCCTATGGCTACCGCTAAAGCGATTGCCCATATACCAAAAACAGCCTCAACTTCGCCCAGAAAGTGGAAGACCCCTGCGCCGAAATGAATAGAATTCCTGGGAACCTTCCCGGCCTGTTTTTTGTGTTCATGCTCATGTTCCCACTTATGGGCAACAGCAAGGAATTTGCTCGTCATAAACGTATGGATAATGGCGCAGAGAAATATCAGCGTAGCGACAAGATTAAAGGGCTCTTGAGCGATACGGCCCGCCAGAACGGCCAGAACGCTGGAATTGTCCGCATCACCATAACTCTCAAGGCTGCGAGGAAAAACGAGAGGTTCAGCAGGGCTGCTGCTCGCAGCACTGGCAACCACCACCAGGCCCACAACGCTCAGGAGAATAAAAAACATTTTTGCATGTGATTTGCTGAACCTCGTCATGCCGATCACCTCGAGCAATTTTCAGGAACCGTGAAACTCTCTCCAGCTTTTAACGCCTACGCTGAAAGAAACACTGAAGTTTCGCACCCCGAAACGGCAGGTTGTCGGCGCCGACCCACATGCCATGCTGAAATGGAGGGAATGGTTCTGCACAGACTGCGTCGCTTGACATTCCCTCACCCTGTTTATGAGTTTCTTTTGCCACTTTTTACCCGCAAAAAGTGGCGCAAAAGCGGCCCCCAGTGCTGCCCTTTTCAGCCGTCCGCTTGCCTGGAACTGGGGACCGCAAACAACCGCCCTCCGTGGCTTTTGGTTTGCGGTTGCCGCCCTCGTGGCGGCAACCCTGCGGGTCCATAGCGTTCCAGTCTGCACGTCCTGGCTGGGCCAGCCCACGGGGGAAAGACAGAAGCAGGCCGTTCCCCCCCTGAGCCCGTCCGTTGAGTGCGAAGCCTGGCTGGCAAGACCCGAACGGGACACTCACAGGAAGTGAGTGGTCCGGCAGCACTGCAGGGAGGCAGTGTCTGCCGGATCTCCAGAACAGGCGAGCCAACGAACCGGAAAAACGGGCGTTCGGGGGGCGCGTTTTTGCGTCCTTTTTGCGCGGTCAAAAAGGACAATATCCGGAAACAAAAAGCGGAATACCAGATACGTCAAGCATTCAAAATCAATACAGTTTCCGCACGATAAATGTCAGAATAATAACACCTCAACCTAAGACAACAAGATGCGAAGCTTGAGTTTATACTCTTTACATGAAAAGAAAAGGGGAAAAAGGGCACCATATGGCTTCACGAATTCCGCACCCTTGAACCATGTGCAGAAAACCCCATTGGCCCTGCTTCCCATCGGATGCGCGAGTGTTGCAAGGTACGGAGAGTACGCTTTTTCTCCGCTTCGCCAGGCGGTTACAGGTTGCCGTGTTTGCCAAAAAAAATCCGCACTCCCTGCTGGAAGTGCGGATGTACTCGTAAAAGTGGGGTGGCTGACGGGACTCGAACCCGCAACACCAGGAGCCACAATCCTGTGCTCTACCGTTGAACTACAGCCACCATAATGCCAATTTGCTGAAAAATGCCCACCTGCTGCCGTATACGCATTTTTCAACAAACTGTGAATATGTAAAAATTCCGATTCCCATTGGCGCGCCTGAGAGGATTCGAACCTCTGACCTACTGATTAGAAGTCAGTTGCTCTATCCAGCTGAGCTACAGGCGCCCCGTGAATGGTCGGGGTGAGAGGATTCGAACCTCCGACCCCCTGTTCCCAAGACAGGTACGCTAACCAAGCTGCGCTACACCCCGCGACCAATTACGAAGTTGGCTTTATACAAAAAAGGAGCGCCGGTGTCAACGGGAGATTCGCTTTTCCGGCATGTCCGCAGAAAATAATCAGGCCCCGCCAAAGGTCTCCATGGTGTAACTCACCCGCTCACTGACGGTTTTATGGTGACGGGCCATGCTCTCTATCCTGCGCAGCCGAGGGAGAATTCCGCTGCCATTGGCCACCTGAATGGACAGGCCGGGCCGGGCGTTGAGCTCCAGCAACAGCGGGCCGCGATATTTGTCCAGCACAATATCAGTACCGATATAGCCCAGGCCGGTAATATCGTGGCAGCGGGCTGCCAGGTGGAGCATTGCGGGCCAGCCGGGGATACTGATATCCTGAAAGTGTCTGCCGGTATCGGGGTGGGTTTCGATGGGCATGGAGTGCTGCACCGCCTGCAGGCACCGGCCAGTGGCGATGTCCAGCCCCACACCCACGGCTCCCTGGTGCAGGTTGGCTTTCCCATCGGACTCATGGGTC
This portion of the Desulfurispirillum indicum S5 genome encodes:
- a CDS encoding c-type heme family protein yields the protein MAETIREQHPVEVSRPVTATPFPLIAVFWTLTIFAMAGWSFFETYRSALSNAASAARIGFSKDVHYRQWNTRHGSVYVPISEYGTPNPYLAHLQERDVMTSDGLPLTLINPGYMTRQAHEITDAITGIRSNITSLKTLRPENAPDNWEQRALRAFELGVPEYSSLDSIEGKAYLRLMQPLLVDNSCLRCHAHQGYQIGDVRGGISVSIPWVPYRESILSKLPFFIISFGGIWVVGLAAARYGFDRMQLQIQREHHLERKRFETLLHAEQDRKNAQIRLLVDLAHQWRQPLNVIGLSMQNLEMIALDAKADKAKIPEIVGSAMERLEGLSHTITRMTGLYESADTIAPVSIAEACDTASSQIRSQCGAPGLTVSNCIPPNLTQLASSFDLVEMFISLFSNVLTIAEKRNTTPTLTIKARDISKGKVEVSVCDNVGGIEDSQLSDLFSPYTTSHFRSEGKGLGLYFLSRKVEEIYQGNVQARNCGSGACIVIILGAHKDADHPALMKSSGGAHS
- a CDS encoding putative Na+/H+ antiporter encodes the protein MTRFSKSHAKMFFILLSVVGLVVVASAASSSPAEPLVFPRSLESYGDADNSSVLAVLAGRIAQEPFNLVATLIFLCAIIHTFMTSKFLAVAHKWEHEHEHKKQAGKVPRNSIHFGAGVFHFLGEVEAVFGIWAIALAVAIGVFYDFGTFVYYIGQKVDYTEPLFVVIIMTLAATRPILKFSELMMWKVANFLGGTLSAWWLTILTIGPLLGSFITEPAAMTISALLLSTKFYNLKPSESFKYATIGLLFVNISVGGTLSHFAAPPVLMVASTWDWGFGFMFLNFGWKAVIGIVIANALYFYLHRNEMRELEKRYALVRMKREIERKYVKREQLEDEFAKIKYDVTDDLGFIRIFDERCDEIRSRLKKELMERVASQSVDKASVEEAFDVRFYDIKLKVMRQKLPGLLPADKQPPYRDPYWDNREDWVPAWIMVVHMLFLVWTVATAHYPALFIAGFLFLLGFVQVTTPYQNRIDLKPALLVGFFLAGLVIHGGVQAWWIAPVLGSLTETPLMLGATLLTAFNDNAAITYLSTFVPGITDTMKYAVVAGAVTGGGLTVIANAPNPAGQSILGRHFKHGAVSPLGLLKAALVPTVIMGLCFMLLRF